A section of the Stenotrophomonas sp. 364 genome encodes:
- a CDS encoding kinase: MPANAYMPRNKGFPDALVAQALDDALAAGSGVPVLAISGLQGSGKSTLAAQVVALAEQRGLRAAALSIDDFYLTRSDRQRLARQVHPLLLTRGPPGTHDLPLAHATLDAIAARQPVALPRFDKLADERVARSDWPQVHGPLDLLVFEGWFLGTPAQPEADLQAPLNALERDADADGRWRQWCNQALAAHYPALWQRCDRLWFLQPPDFAVVPRWRWQQEQNLQAAQPERSSMSRAQLERFVQYYERVSRQALRTLPGLADRIITLDEQRQVVTPPA; this comes from the coding sequence ATGCCTGCCAACGCGTACATGCCCCGCAACAAAGGATTTCCCGACGCACTGGTCGCCCAGGCACTGGACGATGCGCTGGCAGCAGGTTCGGGGGTACCAGTATTGGCGATCAGCGGGCTGCAGGGCAGCGGCAAATCGACGCTGGCCGCCCAGGTGGTCGCGTTGGCCGAACAGCGCGGGCTGCGCGCCGCCGCCCTGTCCATCGATGATTTCTACCTCACCCGCAGTGACCGCCAACGCCTGGCCCGCCAGGTACATCCCCTGCTGCTCACCCGTGGCCCACCGGGTACGCACGACCTGCCACTGGCGCATGCCACCCTGGATGCCATCGCCGCACGCCAGCCGGTGGCCTTGCCGCGTTTCGACAAACTGGCCGACGAACGCGTGGCACGGTCCGATTGGCCACAGGTGCACGGCCCACTGGACCTGCTGGTGTTCGAAGGCTGGTTCCTGGGCACGCCCGCGCAGCCCGAGGCGGACCTGCAGGCACCGTTGAACGCCCTGGAGCGCGACGCCGACGCCGACGGACGCTGGCGGCAGTGGTGCAACCAGGCGCTGGCCGCACACTACCCCGCGCTATGGCAGCGCTGCGACCGCCTGTGGTTCCTGCAGCCGCCGGACTTTGCGGTCGTGCCGCGCTGGCGCTGGCAGCAGGAACAGAACCTGCAGGCTGCGCAACCCGAACGCAGCAGCATGAGCCGCGCCCAGCTGGAGCGCTTCGTGCAGTACTACGAACGGGTCAGCCGACAGGCGCTGCGCACCCTGCCCGGCCTGGCCGACCGGATCATCACGCTGGACGAGCAGCGGCAGGTCGTCACGCCACCTGCGTAA
- a CDS encoding dodecin family protein yields the protein MSVAKIIEINASSTTSVEDAVRSGLKKVSETVKGIQGAWINETKVVTDGEGNITEWRVNLRVTFVVG from the coding sequence ATGTCAGTGGCCAAAATCATCGAGATCAACGCGTCCTCCACGACCAGCGTCGAAGACGCGGTGCGTAGCGGGCTGAAGAAGGTGTCCGAAACGGTCAAGGGCATTCAGGGCGCATGGATCAATGAAACCAAGGTGGTCACCGACGGGGAGGGCAACATCACCGAATGGCGGGTCAACCTGCGCGTGACCTTCGTGGTGGGCTGA
- a CDS encoding shikimate kinase, with product MNPAPNLILIGPMGAGKTCIGRRLAERFTLDFVDADQAIVDAAGASIPAIFEHSGEAGFRQYERQALQTLLRGRNQLVSTGGGAVLDPDNRAIIAGRGFVVYLRVSVAGQLERLARDRTRPLLQRPDRKQVLHDMAALRDPLYRALADLTLDTDLYTPAEATAQLVLRLAAQWQRQDPPA from the coding sequence ATGAACCCTGCTCCGAACCTGATCCTGATTGGCCCGATGGGCGCCGGCAAAACCTGCATCGGACGCCGCCTGGCCGAGCGCTTCACGCTGGACTTCGTGGACGCCGACCAGGCCATCGTGGACGCCGCAGGGGCCAGCATCCCGGCGATCTTCGAGCACTCCGGCGAGGCCGGCTTCCGCCAGTACGAACGCCAGGCGCTGCAGACCCTGCTGCGCGGGCGCAACCAGCTGGTCTCCACCGGCGGCGGCGCCGTGCTGGACCCCGACAACCGCGCCATCATCGCCGGGCGCGGTTTCGTGGTGTACCTGCGGGTCAGCGTGGCCGGGCAGCTGGAGCGGCTGGCGCGCGACCGGACCCGGCCCCTGCTGCAGCGCCCGGACCGCAAGCAGGTCCTGCACGACATGGCCGCGCTGCGCGACCCGCTGTACCGCGCACTGGCCGACCTGACCCTGGACACCGACCTCTACACCCCCGCCGAGGCCACCGCGCAGCTGGTACTGCGTCTGGCCGCCCAATGGCAGCGACAGGACCCACCCGCATGA
- the aroB gene encoding 3-dehydroquinate synthase: MHIGPGLLGQGELLARHVRGRHVLLLSDSSVAPLYLAGVKAALLAARPELLIGELVLPAGEASKTLANFGEAITALAALGATRDACVLALGGGVAGDLAGFAAACWMRGVDCVQLPTSLLAMVDSSVGGKTAVDIPEGKNLVGAFHPPRAVIADTAALRTLPPRELRAGLAEVIKYGAIRDPLFFRWLQAEHAALLAGDDTALAQAIARSCEHKAEIVARDPHEKGERALLNLGHTFGHAIETEQGYGAPGNDNLNHGEAVAVGMVLAARLSAQLGMSSEADTAQLRDLLLRYELPVEIPAGLAPEALLARMRLDKKNIAGRLRLVLWRGIGRAEVVADVDEADVLRVLAAA; encoded by the coding sequence ATCCATATCGGCCCCGGCCTGCTGGGCCAGGGCGAGTTGCTCGCCCGCCATGTGCGCGGCCGCCACGTGCTGCTGCTCAGCGACTCCTCGGTGGCTCCGCTGTACCTGGCCGGCGTGAAAGCGGCACTGCTCGCCGCGCGTCCGGAGCTGCTGATCGGCGAACTGGTGCTGCCGGCCGGCGAAGCGTCCAAGACCCTGGCCAACTTCGGTGAAGCCATCACCGCGCTGGCCGCGCTGGGCGCGACCCGCGATGCCTGCGTGCTCGCCCTGGGCGGCGGCGTTGCCGGCGACCTGGCCGGGTTCGCAGCGGCCTGCTGGATGCGCGGCGTCGACTGCGTGCAGCTGCCCACCTCGTTGCTGGCGATGGTGGACTCTTCGGTAGGCGGCAAGACGGCGGTGGACATTCCCGAAGGCAAGAACCTGGTCGGTGCGTTCCACCCGCCGCGTGCGGTGATCGCCGACACGGCCGCTCTGCGGACCCTGCCGCCGCGCGAACTGCGCGCCGGGCTGGCCGAGGTGATCAAGTACGGCGCCATCCGCGATCCGCTGTTCTTCCGGTGGCTGCAGGCCGAACACGCCGCGTTGCTGGCCGGCGACGATACCGCGCTGGCCCAGGCGATCGCACGCAGCTGCGAGCACAAGGCCGAGATCGTCGCCCGCGACCCGCATGAAAAGGGCGAACGCGCCCTGCTCAACCTGGGCCACACCTTCGGCCATGCAATTGAAACCGAACAGGGCTATGGCGCGCCCGGCAACGACAACCTCAACCACGGCGAAGCGGTGGCGGTGGGCATGGTACTGGCCGCGCGCCTGTCCGCGCAGCTGGGCATGAGCAGCGAGGCCGACACCGCGCAGCTGCGCGACCTGCTGCTGCGCTACGAACTGCCGGTGGAAATTCCCGCCGGACTGGCCCCCGAGGCACTGCTGGCGCGCATGCGCCTGGACAAGAAGAACATCGCCGGGCGGCTGCGGCTGGTGCTGTGGCGGGGCATCGGCCGCGCCGAAGTGGTGGCCGACGTCGACGAAGCCGACGTGCTGCGCGTACTGGCCGCGGCCTGA
- a CDS encoding WGR domain-containing protein, with protein sequence MRVFLQHHPGGTEPARYLQLTLQPDLFGSWELLHESGVVGGRARLRCEVFAQAEPAQRAFEKTRDIHLQRGYQITYTSGVAPR encoded by the coding sequence ATGCGCGTCTTCCTGCAGCACCACCCCGGCGGCACTGAACCGGCCCGCTACCTGCAGCTGACCCTGCAGCCGGACCTGTTCGGCAGTTGGGAACTGCTGCACGAATCGGGCGTGGTGGGCGGTCGCGCGCGGTTGCGTTGCGAGGTGTTCGCGCAGGCCGAGCCGGCCCAGCGCGCCTTCGAAAAGACGCGCGATATCCACCTGCAACGTGGCTACCAGATCACCTACACCAGCGGCGTCGCGCCGCGCTGA
- the hemE gene encoding uroporphyrinogen decarboxylase: MTSPSRHDRLLRALRREPVDCTPVWLMRQAGRYLPEYRATRAKAGSFLAMAKNPDIACEVTLQPLRRFDLDAAILFSDILTIPDAMGLELYFVDGEGPKFRHPVRDTAAIARLAVPDMETELRYVMDAVRVIRRELDGSVPLIGFSGSPWTLACYMVEGGGSKDFARIKAMALNEPAALHQLLSVVTDAVIAYLAAQRAAGAQVLQVFDTWGGVLSPGMYREFSLRYLTRIAQELERGQGEQRTPLILFGKGTGLHLGALADTGADALGVDWTLDLSDALARTGGKVALQGNLDPATLYGNPEAIERAARRVLDSYADGNGGSREGHVFNLGHGMSPDMNPDHVGVLVEAVHRLSKR; encoded by the coding sequence GTGACCAGCCCCTCCCGCCATGATCGCCTGCTGCGCGCCCTGCGCCGCGAACCGGTGGACTGCACCCCCGTCTGGCTGATGCGCCAGGCCGGCCGCTACCTGCCCGAGTACCGCGCCACCCGCGCCAAGGCCGGCAGCTTCCTGGCCATGGCCAAGAATCCCGACATCGCCTGCGAAGTGACCCTGCAGCCGCTGCGTCGCTTCGACCTGGATGCGGCGATCCTGTTCTCGGACATCCTCACCATTCCCGACGCGATGGGCCTGGAGCTGTACTTCGTCGATGGCGAAGGCCCCAAGTTCCGCCACCCTGTACGCGACACCGCCGCCATCGCCAGACTGGCCGTGCCGGACATGGAAACCGAACTGCGCTACGTCATGGACGCGGTCCGCGTGATCCGCCGCGAGCTGGACGGCAGCGTGCCGCTGATCGGCTTCTCCGGCAGCCCGTGGACGCTGGCCTGCTACATGGTGGAAGGCGGCGGCAGCAAGGACTTCGCGCGCATCAAGGCGATGGCCCTGAACGAACCGGCCGCCCTGCACCAGCTGCTGTCGGTGGTCACCGACGCGGTCATCGCCTACCTCGCCGCCCAGCGCGCCGCCGGCGCCCAGGTACTGCAGGTGTTCGACACCTGGGGCGGCGTGCTCAGCCCCGGCATGTACCGCGAATTCTCGCTGCGCTACCTGACGCGCATCGCCCAGGAACTCGAACGCGGCCAGGGCGAGCAGCGCACCCCGCTGATCCTGTTCGGCAAGGGCACCGGCCTGCACCTGGGCGCACTGGCCGACACCGGCGCCGACGCCCTCGGCGTGGACTGGACCCTGGACCTGTCCGACGCGCTCGCCCGCACCGGCGGCAAGGTTGCCCTGCAGGGCAACCTGGACCCCGCCACCCTGTACGGCAACCCCGAAGCCATCGAACGCGCCGCCCGCCGCGTGCTCGACAGCTACGCCGACGGCAACGGCGGCTCCCGCGAAGGCCACGTGTTCAACCTCGGACACGGCATGTCCCCCGACATGAACCCCGACCACGTGGGCGTGCTGGTCGAGGCCGTGCACCGCTTGAGCAAGCGCTGA
- the mdtD gene encoding multidrug transporter subunit MdtD, translating to MTTSSYASIRPLLWLVSLAIFMQMLDSTIVNTALPAMARSLGESPLQMQSVVFSYALAVATFIPASGWIADRFGTRRTFLVAIILFTLGSLACALAQTLHQLVGARVLQGIGGAMLLPVGRLAVMRSVSREEFLRAMSFIAIPALIGPLIGPTLGGWLVEVASWHWVFLINLPIGVIGYIAAMKVMPDHYAEHRTRFDIAGYLMLAFGMVVLSLALDGISGMATPHALVMLMTVAGLAALVGYWLHAANSTAPLFSLALFHVPSYRIGILGNLFSRIGSSAMPLLIPLLLQVGMGMSPMNAGLLMIPVAAAGMVSKRYAVKLVERFGYRRVLMVNTVLVGLAMASFIFMTPGQPLWVRVVQLALFGAVNSLQFTVMNTVTLRDLDRDFASAGNSLLSMVMMLATGFGAAAAGSLLAAFAHLDQLHGATAALHATFVCVGAITLTSTLIFWQLPDTRPSPRDVEEVAE from the coding sequence ATGACGACCAGCAGCTACGCCTCGATCCGGCCCCTGTTGTGGCTCGTATCGCTGGCGATCTTCATGCAGATGCTGGACTCCACCATCGTCAACACCGCTCTCCCCGCCATGGCCCGCAGCCTCGGCGAAAGCCCCCTGCAGATGCAGTCGGTCGTCTTCAGCTACGCCCTCGCCGTCGCCACCTTCATCCCCGCCTCCGGCTGGATCGCCGACCGCTTCGGCACCCGGCGCACCTTCCTCGTCGCCATCATCCTGTTCACCCTAGGCTCGCTCGCCTGCGCCCTCGCCCAGACCCTCCACCAGCTCGTCGGCGCCCGCGTCCTGCAGGGCATCGGGGGCGCCATGCTGCTCCCCGTCGGCCGCCTCGCCGTCATGCGCTCGGTCTCCCGCGAAGAATTCCTCCGCGCCATGAGCTTCATCGCCATCCCCGCCCTCATCGGCCCCCTCATCGGCCCCACCCTCGGTGGCTGGCTCGTCGAAGTCGCCTCCTGGCACTGGGTCTTCCTGATCAACCTGCCCATCGGCGTCATCGGCTACATCGCCGCCATGAAGGTCATGCCCGACCACTACGCCGAACACCGCACCCGCTTCGACATCGCCGGCTACCTCATGCTCGCCTTCGGCATGGTGGTCCTGTCGCTTGCCCTCGATGGCATCTCCGGCATGGCCACCCCGCACGCCCTGGTCATGCTCATGACCGTAGCCGGCCTAGCCGCCCTGGTCGGCTACTGGCTGCACGCCGCCAATTCCACCGCCCCGCTGTTCTCGCTGGCCTTGTTCCACGTACCCAGCTACCGCATCGGCATCCTCGGCAACCTGTTCTCGCGCATCGGCAGCAGTGCCATGCCCCTGCTCATCCCGCTGCTGCTCCAGGTCGGCATGGGCATGAGCCCCATGAATGCCGGCCTGCTCATGATCCCGGTCGCCGCCGCCGGCATGGTCTCCAAACGCTACGCCGTCAAACTGGTTGAACGCTTCGGCTACCGCCGCGTGCTCATGGTCAACACCGTGCTGGTCGGCCTGGCCATGGCCAGCTTCATCTTCATGACCCCCGGCCAGCCGCTGTGGGTACGCGTCGTCCAGCTGGCCCTGTTCGGCGCGGTCAACTCGCTGCAGTTCACCGTCATGAACACCGTCACCCTGCGCGACCTGGATCGCGACTTCGCCAGCGCCGGCAACAGCTTGCTGTCGATGGTGATGATGCTCGCCACCGGCTTCGGCGCCGCCGCCGCCGGCAGCCTGCTGGCCGCCTTCGCGCATCTTGACCAACTGCACGGTGCCACCGCCGCCCTGCACGCCACCTTCGTCTGCGTCGGCGCCATCACCCTGACCTCCACGCTCATCTTCTGGCAGCTGCCCGATACCCGCCCGTCCCCACGGGATGTGGAGGAGGTCGCCGAATAG
- a CDS encoding two-component regulator propeller domain-containing protein, whose translation MVSLRWLLLIGIAWLWPTVGQAQPVPPTPRQLTVFDGLPSNTVNRMAEDGYGYLWIATNDGLARYDGRNYRVWRAEDGLRDNHVWSVHVDARNQLWIGTENAGLAMMSADRRELRFFDRASHPQIGSNTIWSITSTADGTVWFGTYEGGLHRLDRDGKVTRFMPERGNPRSLPAASVTHLATTRDGSLWVGTQAGLARWTGTDFERVPSRDVPAQVINGLTAEIDGSLWIGTNTGVLVRRPDGRFEPAPWKVSAGDQVLGMMLRDEQGGYWLDTRSGLGRAYDNQFQQVPLYSAVARGQVRPNWTGAYEDREGGIWLASVNGGLWHLLPRWWQFSVLSRLEDDPASLRNGYVLGMSAAADGEVWAVGTHGALDKFDPVSGRVTQHRTGVDGTQWLQSVQEDPRGQVWIGSMSALLRYDPRDGAIRRWGHDAAVDAAMEGQLESLAVCDGQRLWSAASTGLQQRDLDGRVLHRVPAGHAGLAAGQLTLDLLCGPDDTLWVATNQGLLQWMPGRSRFEPVAGGPSAAIHALARGDDGSLWLSEEGRLSQYRWQGGRLLLQAVIGGGAGYPEVSATGLVVDAQGVVWAASARGLIRVDPQMGNVRLYGVHDGLPSQEFRRSTLSRTASGRIVGGTPAGVVVFDPRQVRPSNRRAPLVIERVEVRRGDRVADLTHLTPLEVADADRDLRIVARLLSFADSSSNSYRYRLAGYDPDWVEVGPAGERVFSRLPPGRYRLEVQARSADQVWSRVQSLEFRVMPPWWRSMSGLLVLTSMTLLLMSLIAWLYRRRLQRRHAYQLALQKQELAEQASAAKTRFLANLGHEVRTPMTGVLGMSELLLGSSLDPQQRSWTASIRHAGEHLLHLVNDALDLARIESGRLQLQSQPFDVHNVVSDVCTLMAALAEQKHVRFVVDNQLPAGLASVGDAVRVRQILLNLLGNAVKFTTHGEVRLKATTLSSERGLHFEVSDTGPGISSDQQQRLFRRFEQADGARTAAQYGGSGLGLAICRELALAMQGQIGVESQLGVGTRFNVSLPLPLHIAALPSGGEPGSESLRLPPLRILLVEDDATVASVIIGLLSARGHDMVHAEHALAALREVSGTPFDVALLDLDLPGLGGIELAGHLRNQGYEMPMIAVTARTDPGIEQQVQEAGFSGFLRKPVTGDLLVEAIARALRHPRG comes from the coding sequence GTGGTGTCATTGCGTTGGCTGCTCCTGATCGGGATCGCATGGCTGTGGCCGACCGTCGGCCAGGCCCAGCCCGTGCCACCTACGCCACGCCAGCTGACGGTGTTCGATGGCTTGCCGTCCAACACGGTCAACCGCATGGCCGAAGATGGCTATGGCTACCTGTGGATCGCCACCAACGACGGGCTGGCCCGCTACGACGGACGCAACTACCGCGTCTGGCGCGCCGAGGACGGTCTGCGCGACAACCACGTCTGGAGCGTGCACGTGGATGCGCGCAACCAGCTGTGGATCGGCACCGAGAATGCCGGCCTGGCGATGATGTCGGCCGATCGCCGTGAGTTGCGCTTCTTCGACCGTGCCAGCCATCCGCAGATCGGCAGCAACACGATCTGGTCGATCACCTCGACCGCCGATGGCACCGTGTGGTTCGGGACTTACGAAGGGGGCCTGCACCGGCTGGACCGTGACGGCAAGGTGACCCGCTTCATGCCCGAGCGCGGCAACCCGCGCAGCCTGCCGGCCGCGTCGGTGACCCACCTGGCCACCACCCGTGACGGCAGCCTGTGGGTCGGCACGCAGGCGGGCCTGGCACGCTGGACCGGCACGGATTTCGAACGGGTGCCCAGCCGCGACGTGCCGGCGCAGGTGATCAACGGCCTGACCGCCGAGATCGATGGCAGCCTGTGGATCGGCACCAATACCGGCGTGCTGGTCCGTCGACCGGATGGGCGCTTCGAACCGGCACCGTGGAAGGTGTCCGCCGGCGATCAGGTGCTGGGCATGATGCTGCGCGATGAGCAGGGCGGCTATTGGCTGGATACCCGTTCCGGGCTGGGGCGCGCCTACGACAACCAGTTCCAGCAGGTGCCGTTGTACAGCGCGGTGGCACGTGGCCAGGTACGCCCGAACTGGACCGGCGCCTATGAAGACCGCGAAGGCGGGATCTGGCTGGCCAGCGTCAATGGCGGGTTGTGGCACCTGTTGCCGCGGTGGTGGCAGTTCTCGGTGCTGTCGCGCCTGGAGGATGATCCGGCGTCACTGCGCAATGGCTACGTGCTGGGCATGTCCGCCGCCGCCGATGGCGAAGTGTGGGCGGTGGGAACGCACGGGGCGCTGGACAAGTTCGACCCGGTCAGCGGCCGGGTGACCCAGCACCGGACCGGCGTGGATGGCACGCAGTGGCTGCAATCGGTGCAGGAGGACCCCCGTGGTCAGGTCTGGATCGGCTCGATGTCGGCCTTGCTGCGCTATGACCCGCGGGATGGAGCGATCCGACGGTGGGGCCACGATGCCGCGGTTGACGCGGCGATGGAGGGCCAGCTGGAATCGTTGGCGGTCTGCGATGGCCAACGCCTGTGGAGTGCCGCGTCCACCGGGTTGCAGCAGCGCGACCTGGACGGTCGCGTGCTGCACCGCGTGCCCGCCGGCCATGCAGGGCTCGCGGCGGGCCAGTTGACCCTGGACCTGCTGTGCGGACCGGACGACACGCTATGGGTGGCGACCAACCAGGGGCTGCTGCAATGGATGCCGGGCCGCTCGCGGTTCGAGCCGGTGGCCGGTGGGCCTTCGGCGGCGATCCACGCACTGGCGCGCGGTGACGACGGCAGCCTGTGGCTGTCCGAGGAAGGGCGGCTCAGCCAGTACCGGTGGCAGGGCGGGCGGCTGTTGTTGCAGGCCGTCATCGGCGGCGGTGCGGGCTATCCGGAAGTGTCGGCGACTGGGCTGGTGGTCGATGCGCAGGGCGTGGTCTGGGCCGCCAGCGCACGCGGCCTGATCCGCGTCGACCCGCAGATGGGCAATGTGCGCCTGTATGGGGTGCACGATGGACTGCCCAGCCAGGAGTTCCGCCGCAGCACGCTGAGCCGCACCGCCAGCGGCCGCATCGTCGGCGGCACGCCGGCGGGCGTGGTGGTGTTCGACCCACGCCAGGTGCGGCCCTCCAACCGGCGCGCGCCGCTGGTGATCGAGCGGGTCGAGGTGCGCCGCGGTGACCGTGTCGCCGACCTGACCCACCTGACCCCGCTGGAGGTGGCCGACGCCGATCGTGACCTGCGCATCGTGGCGCGTCTGCTGTCGTTCGCCGATTCGTCGTCCAACAGCTACCGCTACCGGCTGGCCGGTTACGACCCGGACTGGGTGGAAGTGGGGCCTGCGGGCGAACGCGTGTTCTCGCGGTTGCCGCCGGGCCGCTACCGGCTGGAAGTGCAGGCGCGTTCGGCCGACCAGGTGTGGTCGCGGGTGCAGTCGCTGGAATTCCGGGTGATGCCGCCGTGGTGGCGGAGCATGTCCGGGCTGCTGGTGCTGACCTCGATGACGCTGCTGTTGATGAGCCTGATTGCCTGGTTGTACCGGCGCCGGTTGCAGCGTCGGCATGCCTACCAGCTGGCCCTGCAGAAACAGGAGCTGGCCGAGCAGGCATCGGCGGCCAAGACCCGCTTCCTGGCCAACCTGGGCCACGAAGTACGCACGCCGATGACCGGCGTGCTGGGCATGAGCGAATTGCTGCTGGGCTCGTCGCTGGACCCGCAGCAGCGCAGCTGGACCGCGTCCATCCGGCATGCCGGCGAGCACCTGCTGCATCTTGTGAACGACGCACTGGATCTGGCGCGCATCGAGTCCGGACGGTTGCAGTTGCAGTCGCAGCCGTTCGACGTCCACAACGTGGTCAGCGATGTGTGCACGCTGATGGCCGCGCTTGCCGAGCAGAAGCACGTGCGGTTCGTGGTGGACAACCAGCTGCCTGCCGGTCTGGCCAGCGTGGGCGATGCCGTGCGCGTGCGGCAGATCCTGCTCAACCTGCTGGGCAACGCGGTGAAGTTCACCACGCACGGCGAAGTGCGCCTGAAGGCGACCACGCTATCGTCCGAACGCGGCCTGCATTTCGAGGTGTCCGACACCGGCCCGGGCATCAGCAGCGACCAGCAGCAGCGCCTGTTCCGTCGCTTCGAACAAGCCGACGGGGCGCGCACGGCGGCGCAATATGGCGGCAGTGGGCTGGGTCTGGCGATCTGCCGGGAGCTGGCGTTGGCCATGCAGGGCCAGATCGGGGTGGAGAGCCAGCTGGGCGTGGGCACGCGCTTCAACGTGAGCCTGCCGTTGCCGCTCCACATCGCCGCGCTGCCGTCTGGCGGCGAACCGGGCAGCGAGAGCCTGCGCCTGCCGCCACTGCGCATCCTGCTGGTGGAAGACGACGCCACGGTGGCCAGCGTGATCATCGGCCTGCTGAGTGCGCGCGGGCACGACATGGTGCATGCCGAACATGCGCTGGCGGCGCTGCGCGAGGTGAGCGGGACCCCGTTCGACGTGGCGCTGCTGGACCTGGACCTGCCGGGCCTGGGCGGCATCGAGTTGGCCGGGCACCTGCGCAACCAGGGCTATGAGATGCCGATGATCGCGGTGACGGCGCGTACCGATCCGGGTATTGAACAGCAGGTGCAGGAGGCCGGTTTCAGCGGGTTCCTGCGCAAGCCGGTAACCGGTGACCTGCTGGTGGAGGCGATCGCGCGGGCATTGCGGCACCCCCGCGGGTAG